One genomic window of Entelurus aequoreus isolate RoL-2023_Sb linkage group LG07, RoL_Eaeq_v1.1, whole genome shotgun sequence includes the following:
- the ftcd gene encoding LOW QUALITY PROTEIN: formimidoyltransferase-cyclodeaminase (The sequence of the model RefSeq protein was modified relative to this genomic sequence to represent the inferred CDS: deleted 1 base in 1 codon) produces MAQLVECVPNFSEGRNQEVIDAISAAISSTPGCSLLDVDPGASTNRTVYTFVGTPEAVVEGALNAARHAFSLIDMSQHTGEHPRMGALDVCPFIPVQNVSMEDCVHCANIFGQKLASLLHVPVFLYGEAAKNEARRSLPSVRAGEYEALPDKLQQTEWAPDFGPSTFVASWGATVTGARKFLIAYNINVIGTKEQAHRIALDIREQGRGKDQPGLLKKVQAMGWYLEEANIAQVSTNILDYQQTSLHCTYEAICKKAQDLKLPVVGSQIVGLIPLEALLDAADFYIHREELFIVEEEHKLRMVISKLGLDSLGIFKAKERIIEYMVKSQDNSRLVSLPLKEFVHSVGARTAAPGGGSVSAAVAALGASLGAMVGQMTYGKRQFESVDTVMRRLIPPFHQAMNELLDMVDSDSSAFNTYMAALKMPKHSQEELKRREAAMQDGLKRAVSVPLALALKISVLWSPLKELVLYGNINCKSDAQVAAKALEMGVFGAYYNVIINLHDITDENFKMETQSRVTALLQEAKSSVADILDAADKRT; encoded by the exons GTTATTGATGCCATCTCAGCGGCCATCAGCAGCACGCCTGGCTGTAGCCTGTTGGACGTCGACCCCGGAGCCTCCACCAACCGGACTGTTTACACGTTTGTTGGCACTCCTGAAGCCGTGGTGGAAGGCGCGCTGAACGCTGCCCGTCATGCATTCAGCCTGATCGACATGAGCCAACACACAG gGGAGCACCCTCGTATGGGAGCGCTAGATGTCTGTCCTTTCATTCCTGTCCAGAACGTCAGCATGGAGGATTGCGTCCACTGCGCCAACATCTTTGGACAGAAATTGGCGTCCTTGCTACACGTGCCTG TGTTCCTTTACGGCGAAGCAGCAAAAAACGAAGCAAGAAGAAGTCTTCCGTCAGTGAGAGCTGGCGAGTACGAAGCTTTACCTGACAAG CTGCAACAGACAGAATGGGCTCCTGATTTTGGACCCAGCACCTTTGTGGCGTCCTGGGGGGCTACAGTGACTGGCGCTCGTAAGTTCCTCATCGCCTACAACATCAACGTGATCGGTACCAAAGAGCAGGCACATCGCATCGCACTGGACATCAGGGAACAAGGACGAGGCAAAGACCAG CCAGGGTTGCTGAAAAAGGTGCAAGCTATGGGCTGGTACCTGGAAGAAGCTAACATTGCTCAGGTGTCCACCAACATCCTGGACTACCAACAAACCTCCCTTCACTGCACCTATGAAGCCATCTGCAAGAAAGCTCAG GATCTCAAGCTGCCGGTTGTCGGCTCTCAGATCGTTGGTTTGATTCCTCTTGAAGCTCTTCTGGATGCTGCAGACTTCTACATCCATAGAGAAGAACTCTTCATCGTGGAGGAGGAGCACAAATTGCGGATG GTGATCAGCAAGCTGGGTCTGGACTCGCTGGGTATCTTTAAAGCAAAAGAACGAATCATTGA GTACATGGTGAAGTCGCAGGACAACAGCCGCCTGGTGTCTCTTCCTCTGAAGGAGTTTGTTCACAGCGTCGGAGCTCGAACAGCAGCCCCCGGTGGAGGATCAGTGTCTGCTGCCGTGGCTGCCCTG GGAGCGTCACTTGGCGCCATGGTTGGCCAGATGACATACGGCAAGAGACAGTTTGAGAGCGTGGACACTGTGATGAGAAGGCTGATTCCTCCATTCCATCAGGCCATGAATGAGCTGCTGGACATGGTGGACAGCGACTCTTCTGCTTTCAACACTTACATG GCAGCTTTGAAGATGCCCAAACATTCCCAGGAGGAgctaaaaag ACGTGAGGCAGCGATGCAGGACGGTCTGAAGCGAGCGGTGAGTGTCCCGTTGGCTCTGGCCCTAAAAATCAGTGTCCTCTGGTCGCCGCTCAAAGAACTTGTCCTCTATGGAAATATTAACTGTAAATCAGACGCTCAG GTTGCAGCCAAAGCGTTGGAGATGGGGGTT TTTGGGGCATACTATAACGTCATCATCAACCTTCATGACATCACAGATGAGAATTTTAAGATGGAG ACTCAGTCCAGAGTCACAGCGTTGTTGCAGGAAGCGAAAAGCAGTGTCGCCGATATCCTCGATGCTGCGGACAAGCGCACCTGA